ACGCAATAAGGAGCGCTGTTCCCTCTTGTCGGTTTCTCCTAAATCCGCACCTGGttccattatttttaaatgaaagtatTAAAATTCCTGTTCTGACTTATGTCAAAGTTGTCAATGAAACGAAAATACGATGTTAAGTAGAAGAACTAtagtattgaaaatttgattttttttgtatctgcTTATCTTATTTATTGACATAGGACGAATACATAAATAAGAGGATGCGGTATACTTGCAAATAAGACTATATACACTCAGAACCAAACCATAGGGATTTAGCAACTGAAGGCCCTTCACAATCAAACAAGTCCCATACTGTGTGGTTAAGCTTTAAATGGCATCAGTATGTCAACATATGCATCAAAACAATTTAGAAGATACACCAAACTACCCAATTTATGGTTGAAACTATAACACAAAACATATATGACTGACATCAACCCACAACGAAAATTAACCAATGTATTACAGGCTACATGTCTTTTTTCATCGCTTTTCTTAAGGAAAGCAAGAAATTTGTCctttcaaaatgaaaagaaattctttcataaacaaaaataaatcggAGTAACCAAATGTTTTAACAACACTAAAACAAGTGAAATTGACTTAATAAACTAGTGTAGCGATTTAAGTTTGAcggtatatttattttatatttaagatgtctttcttttaaatacatttggGTTAAATTACATTTCTACAAATCAGGGCACCGCCCggtattttatgtatttgaacGGTATctatattatttaaattcacCACCCGGTATCCCATCTTTGGAACCGTCGGGGTACCGTCCGGTAACCCCATCTTTGAAACTGTCAGGGTACCACCTGGTAGCCAAACTTTAGAACCGTTGAGGTACCGCCCGTTACCCCATCTTTGGAACCGTCGGAGTACCGCCTGTAATTATGTATATAAGGGGATGTAAGAGATATCAGAAAGAGAATAGTGACTGAATATAGAATTGAGATTGATAGTTAGAAGACTTGAGAGTAATATTGTGTTAGTGAATTAGGATTATTGTTCAACTGTTTTATTATGTCAAACTGATATACATTTAACAGATTACATAGTGATTTGAATTGAAACTTTGTGTTGTGGTTTGTCACGAGTTTTCTTTGTGCCATTTAAGTATGGATTTTACGTAATTTACGCTACCAAAATAACACATCGACAAACACAAATCCATACTTGTAAATACGACAACGCTACACTAGTCTagcacaaatatttaaaatacctCACACTTTAAAATGTAACCTAAAACAAATCCATGGCATTTAgaactaaaagttaaaagacTTGTCAGCTCGGAATCAGAATATTGTGTCCTGTTAGAGTGACATGTCTTGCCGTGGACATCTTGCTTCACTTGTCTAGGTCCAtattacattaaatattttcatgttcTCCTGATATGTTTATATGCTTttgatatttgccactggacgtaaaatAACAACCAATATGCAATATTGTATATTCTGCTGCATTGAGTCATAAAGTCTAAGTTAGTGATAATATTCATACAAAACAGTATTATTTGATATCATAGAAAAAAGGCCAGCCACTTGGCAttgattgacattttttgacaatTGGGTTGTCTTTCCTTTACTATAAACTATTGTATATATAGTATAACACCACCGTAAAAGCTATCAATCGCAAACTGCCAATTTTGACGGCATCTTTAACTTATACTCAGGTTCATCTCCGGCTATATCATAAAAAGTTGTACATAAGAATATCTAGTAGTATACTGGTTTTATTGTTTTCACGGTTTTCAGGGATGTTTTTGATGATATCATTCGAAGTAAAAGTACATcatttaatttgtgtttttatttatagttcCCTTCAtttaattgaagaaaaaaacaaaacaatacaatgaCTTTTCTGCTTATTAACATTTACATTCACACTAACACAGAGAAAAATATGCAATAAGACAATGATGCACCGGGTACCTCGATCAGAAATCCGCGGAAGGGTCAGAATAACGAGGGTCAATTTATGAAAAGATGGTAACGGAGGGTATAGGTAAAATCTGTGAATCCCAAGGAACATAATTCCTCCGTGGGATTCGGACCGTGATTAACAAACCAACTGTTACACACTTTTCTGTTTATTTGGACCCCTCTGCGTTATATGATCGACATATCCCGATGTGATAATACAGTTTGAAAggataaagaaaaaacagtCATATTCCTCTTGTCACTGTTCATGTCAGCTACAACGCAattgtatgatattttttacaACTACCAAAGTTCCAATTATTACTCTTTATTGTTTATGATGACAATCCTATGAATTAATTATGATATCTATTATTTAGTGATCATTATAACCAAATTCAGTCAtctgtatataatataattaattgtttCCCTATGTTTTAAGGTGTAAACAGTTGCTCAAACTATACCCTTTGGGTAGTGCTCCACATTTAATGGAGGAATATACAAgaaactgaactgaactgaactgttgtaaatatataagtctgaaattcatacatgtactttctCAATTCAAGTATTCACAGAAAAGCTGacctttatttttctacaaaaatcaaatcaatttaCCAAAGAGAATAGGGAGAAAACTGCATGATTTTCATACCatgtctaatttttttttattttattattaacttgctaataatatttttttggcaaatctatattatgtagaaaatatatttctgaaataaacttattttttctttaaatctgacaaaaaatccttCTCTTATGACATGACTTCAATGATGCATCAGGCAAATTGTGTCAACCTGCTTGGAAAACATTTCCTTTTATGGAAGCTCTTCGATTTGAATGATAGTTTGTGATTATTATACATCCCCCAGTTAATTTACAAAGCCAAGATAATCCCCTAAAATACATCCTCTCTTATAACCTACTGTTTAAAActgatttacaaaattcataGTATAATCATTTCAAACGACTTTGATAGATACAAAAAGCATGTTTAGTTGCTGTCATACAAACTCTTTCCTTCAGAGTACCTTAGCCAAAcgtatactagtatacaatatGTGTGTTAACAAATCATAACTTGAAAGGGGACATAGATGCCTTCAAAGGTGATATTCGCATTCAATTTTTTGCGGTAATATTATTCATTAAGCTAATAAACAAGTTCATGAATAGTCTTTCAATTTCTTTTGTAGAAGAATAAGtgattttaatatgaatataatcacatgtattattattatatcaCAGTGCTAGAGATTTCTTTCAAACATTGCTTCACTAGCGAAATTGGAAAAACAGTTTTCATTATGATGATACAAATGGATTTTAATGACTTAAAACAGTACGTTTTTTTGTAAACGAATACATATCAACTATTTCCTAAACTGCGCCAGACATTTGTCCTGGTTTGTTATCATTATGGCCATTGGACTTGGATTTCATAGTACTGAAAATGTTATACTTGTTAAATTGCAAGACAAAGTTTACAGATCTGTTGCACTTTTACTGTAAGTAGTTTTGCAATAGACCTTGACAAGTATTAGACATAATTCCCACACTCTAATAATGTTTATCTCGGCGTCGACTCGGAACATCATTTTGGTACGATCGATTGTCTCTTTGTCCTCTTCTATCATATGAACCTCTATCCTCATATCCATTATATGGTTGTCTGTTATGATGTGGTCCCCTGTATCCCTGATTCTCGTATGCTCTAATGGCATCATAAGACCGATCGTCCATCACCGGTTTACCGTAGCTGTCATTTTCATAGTCTTCTTTGTTACTTCTTTCTTTAGAACAAGCCACACAAGCAAATATAACAAGtattatctataaatagaatataCAAACAACTACATAACTATTCAAATACTCACACAAAACATGACTATATTAGAAAgaattgaataaatgacaagTATATTGACATGTCTATTAACCTTTATGTTCAAACAACCGAAccaaatattacatttaaatattgagAAGTGAAATGTTGACCAACTGCATGGACAATAGCTATGGAAACACtcatttatgaatttaaaataatcTGGATCGtttgtttaaaaagtatcaACAATTCCTTGTTTATTCATGCACATCCACTCATTATTATTTAGCCTGTCTAAATTCTTACACGTTTATAAGAGTCATATAGTTTTTTCGTGTTGGACAAACGATATGTTGTCttgtcaagaatatgacagtttttatccattcgtttgatgtgatagagattttgattttgccatttgattagggactttctgttttgaattttcctcggaattcgatatttttatgattttacttttgttcatgataaaatatatgttagcTTACCTCAATGACTAGTACTCCAGCACTGGTACCTATAAGTGGTTCCATGTTGTCATGTAACCAGTCCTTAATAGCATCATAACAGCCctgcaaaatataaatagatcCATAATATtagcaaaaatatagaatatttatagaaaactaaaccAATGTCATCGATGAAACAAACCTTACACTTCAgtttcaaatggataaaaaatatgGACTAATATTGATAAGCTGATTAAGACTTGCATGCATGTGTggattttttatatcaatattttctactattttttatttagaatccatatattttatttcatattttcgcCATTCTTGTTGTTGTTACATCATAAATTTAGACACTGgtgctcaatgctcttcaacttcgtactttatttgttctttttatctttattggattcgagcgtcactgatgagtcagagtcttttgtagacgaaacacgcgtctggcgtatatactaaatttagtcctgttatctatgatgagtttatttacatggtCGGATGTATCGCCTTTATCTTGAACAAAAGAATGgatttcaaaaactttatttatttaattacttTTCCTCTGTGacagttttgtttttacaataacTTACATAGAATTgtgataaataaactcatcatatagataatatatataggattgaaattttgaatttggtCCAGATGTGCGTTTCGTCtttaaaagactcatcagtgacgctcgaatctaacAAGttttaaaggccaaataaagtaagggtgtgaagagcattgaggaccataTAGTCCTAAACATTTTTCCAAATACAGGccaggtaatatattcctgataTATAAAACCCAAATACTTCAAAAATTCATGAAGTGGACACTAATAAATCTGGTTATTTCTGTTTTGCATTTGTTAATCttgcaatttaattttatattctatttgaGTTTCATCTCTAACCCTTAAATGATCTTTTAAATACTCGTTTGCATTGAACAAGGGgacatattatattttataatgataccATTAATTACCATCTTTCTTTCCCTCTGAAATGTCTTTCATTTACCGTTTTATTGTTTAAGTTAATATTAAGGGTAAATTTTCCTTGTctcatattataattatataatatttgaactaTTTAAATTTAAGTTGACATACTGAGATAGGAAGATACTTAGCAGAGAAGAACACCACGAGTTGTCGAAATCGATAAGATAAAACCAAATACAAGATTACTAGAAAATACTAAAGATAAACGTACGATAACAAAAAGTGTCCGGAactattttttaataacaagccataaaaaaaaattactccTGTCTGAAACTGTACTTCACTTTCATGACATCAGTGCATGGTTGTTGAAGGGTTAACATTAATCAGTTAAGTAGCCTTTCTTAAATTTAACTAGCCTTTCCAATTAGCcagttaataatttaaatacaaagaaACGAGAGACGACGCACATGGTGCAATCGAGAACAAATCGAAGAAGAACAGATAATACCAAGATCAAAAGATAAACAGATAGTACCATGTTCAAAGGAAAAACAGAAAGTACCATGgtaaaaagaaaacagataaTACCAAGATCAAAAGATAAACAGATAGTACCATGTTCAAAGGAAAAACAGAAAGTACCATGgtaaaaagaaaacagataaTACCAAGATCAAAAGATAAACAGATAGTACCATGTTCAAAGGAAAAACAGAAAGTACCATGgtaaaaagaaaacagataaTACCAAGATCAAAAGATAAACAGATAGTACCATGTTTAAAGGAAAAACAGAAAGTACCATGGTAAAAAGAAAACGGATAATACCAAGATCAAAAGATAAACAGATAGTACCAAGATCAAAAGATAAACAGAAAGTACCGTGATCAATGGAAAACAGAATTTATCATAGTCAAATGGTGAACAGAATAATACTATGGTCAAAAGAAAAACGGAAAATACCATAGTCAAtggaaaaacagaaaataacatgacaaaaaaaaaataccatggTCAAAAGATAAACAGAATATATCATGTTTAGAAGAAAAACATATCTATAGTTGGTATGCTataaacataaaggtatacACACCGTATCCATGtaatacttaaaataaatacaaaccgTATCCATATAAGAATTATTTCTGTTTGGGTACTGCCAACAGTCCGTATTATTTACATCTTTACAACACACAGCCGGTATAGACTTGTTGTAAGTATTTCCATCAGAGCTATTAAACTGTCTTTCCCACTTCTCTGATGTATTAAAGTCTCCATAACCTTCCACACCACAACAGTCGTactaaaattataagaaataaaaggtAAGTAATTTGTTCTGGAATGATCTGTGCTACAATGTATGAAGCTTAATGCTATTAGATTGTAGTTTGTCTTGATGTCCGTTGAACGTGCTATTTAGTTCTTAACATTAAGATAAACTTATAGAAGTTGTATAAGTTGActgatacaaattttattctcCAAAATCTTTATCTTTGAAATTCTTTCTAGTTTGACATAGATGGACGTCTTCAAACTAGgatctatttcattttttcacatTGTCAACTTTCCGTTTCTAAGCAGTAGCATCATTATTGACTTATTGCACGTCGTccacatttgaaaaaaagccACGCTGGTATATTAACTTTAAGTAGACTCCATAAACAAGAATTTTGTCCAAACATAATCATTCCAACAGGCATTTCTTTAATCTACTCATGTCTCTTACATGTATCTGAAATTaacttaacatatttttttttaaataaatgataaatgatactTATCATAACAATATAATCCTACcgatgaaa
This is a stretch of genomic DNA from Mytilus trossulus isolate FHL-02 chromosome 6, PNRI_Mtr1.1.1.hap1, whole genome shotgun sequence. It encodes these proteins:
- the LOC134722164 gene encoding tetraspanin-9-like, yielding MGACKSCSRVILVLINILFSLIGIALLIVGSVVRWGTDLMNQYLSDVYKDFRVAIDANDDLNFNIADLLEDVTLSFIVIGAFFFIIGILGCIGACCTVRPMLILYVVILSILVLAEVAFVVVLFAAQSKFDEWLKKPFQSTLEDYKGIDGTDAVTLGLNFIMTQYDCCGVEGYGDFNTSEKWERQFNSSDGNTYNKSIPAVCCKDVNNTDCWQYPNRNNSYMDTGCYDAIKDWLHDNMEPLIGTSAGVLVIEIILVIFACVACSKERSNKEDYENDSYGKPVMDDRSYDAIRAYENQGYRGPHHNRQPYNGYEDRGSYDRRGQRDNRSYQNDVPSRRRDKHY